In a genomic window of Rhododendron vialii isolate Sample 1 chromosome 12a, ASM3025357v1:
- the LOC131309522 gene encoding uncharacterized protein LOC131309522: protein MGRVQPVIMESPSISDDCTPRNPPSQPQILFVLRIYTEQMAQHLSPPGPENFTLGLEGYGSINLEPRQTARAVPHVARQLSFPPIELDIALAEQKRQAAVITMLQQRLEERDGGLTVTPTNEHPAEPSRPKKNRKRGRPSRPDQTAEIAVPERRTVFERLEQGLPTVYQPIDPALQPRNAPLTSLGEAYAPLMLAARPPREKEEHRKHHRREKRKTPERHTDVPPPVVPQVAAEDNSKLGKAKASPFVDAIQQERPPDRFVMPKLKRYEAKEDAVAFVCRFRQTMSLHNFSDALMCKIFPLTLSEPIMLWYNQLKPKSISCFNELELEFSKRFVTSNIQPKTLSMLVNMRRATGETLRLYTERYWEVYNLIPDCNQGVVAESFMNGLDPTSAMFHDLSRNPPKTMGELMTIIEKDCVHEEAMAERHTSKAEPAKTIGPKKQVSNVRQGQGSQGSSGQASNKSNNKGRPPQHPQPQSWTQTKREPRPDEYVAERTVFTEPIYKLLNIIGKLPFFVWPTVLLGTVGSGPGMCTYHKERGHYTTQCPPFKRYLEELAAAGHLNQWIDVRQNPLPPPPPLVGNLVSVIQGLVSEGRAAELRSEIDKAITSLSVCNVGASGKRKWEDPSFGGTITFSSNDLKGVQLPHADALVVTVAIEKSTVQRVLIDQESSADVMFFSTYQSLGLSPAQLRTASTPLVSFTGAPVWPLGLITLPVRAGSRVLEIKFVVVASPSPYNVILGRTWLHEMQAVASTYHQVVKFVGWNGRQESLRGDQIQSKKCYISTVTNKQSCMEVQCVAAAPTPVIEDVGVPAEQRSTDELIRFSIPGEEGRYFLIGSSLSMDECEEMYQFLMRNIEVFAWTPQDMPGVDPSFAMHSLNVDPNRRPVVQKVRRSLAAHTEAVIAEVNQLLEAGVIREVLYPTWLANPVVVPKKNGKLRICVDYTNLNDACPMDRFPLPRIEQMVDATAGCERLSFMDAYRGYHQIALDPED, encoded by the exons ATGGGCAGGGTTCAACCTGTTATTATGGAATCCCCCTCCATTTCAGACGATTGTACCCCTCGTAATCCCCCTTCCCAACCCCAG ATCCTGTTTGTTCTTCGTATTTACACGGAACAAATGGCTCAACATCTCTCCCCTCCGGGCCCAGAGAACTTTACCCTTGGGTTGGAGGGCTACGGATCTATCAACCTTGAGCCCCGTCAAACGGCTAGGGCGGTTCCACACGTAGcccgccaactttcttttccaccgaTCGAGTTGGATATCGCCTTGGCCGAACAAAAACGTCAGGCAGCGGTTATTACCATGCTGCAACAACGGCTAGAGGAGCGAGACGGAGGGTTGACTGTAACCCCTACAAACGAACATCCAGCCGAGCCCAGTCGACCGAAGAAAAACCGCAAACGGGGCAGACCGTCTCGCCCAGATCAAACAGCCGAAATCGCCGTTCCCGAGCGACGGACTGTCTTTGAGCGTCTTGAGCAAG GCCTGCCAACCGTGTATCAACCCATCGACCCGGCTCTTCAGCCTCGGAACGCTCCATTGACGAGCTTGGGGGAGGCATATGCGCCCTTAATGTTAGCTGCTCGACCACCAAGGGAAAAAGAGGAGCACCGTAAGCACCATCggcgggaaaaaagaaagactccGGAGCGGCATACTGATGTTCCTCCCCCTGTTGTCCCGCAGGTCGCAGCCGAAGACaattcgaagctcgggaaggcaaaggcttcccccttcgtggatgcTATTCAACAAGAGCGGCCGCCAGACAGATTCGTCATGCCGAAGCTGAAGCGTTATGAGGCAAAAGAAGACGCAGTCGCATTCGTTTGTCGTTTCAGGCAAACCATGAGCCTCCATAACTTTTCTGACGCCCTTATGTGTAAAATCTTCCCGCTCACTCTCAGTGAACCGATCATGTTATGGTACAATCAGTTGAAGCCCAAATCCATTTCTTGCTTCAACGAGCTAGAATTGGAGTTTAGCAAACGCTTCGTTACCAGCAACATTCAACCGAAGACATTATCGATGCTGGTGAACATGCGAAGAGCGACGGGAGAAACACTGCGACTTTATACCGAGCgttactgggaagtctataacCTTATTCCTGACTGTAATCAAGGAGTAGTAGCCGAGTCTTTCATGAATGGGTTGGATCCAACCTCGGCAATGTTTCATGACCTCTCACGAAATCCACCTAAGACGATGGGAGAGCTCATGACAATAATCGAGAAGGATTGCGTTCACGAAGAAGCAATGGCCGAGCGACACACGTCAAAGGCTGAACCTGCCAAGACGATTGGGCCAAAGAAGCAGGTATCGAACGTTCGCCAAGGGCAAGGAAGCCAGGGTAGCTCGGGCCAGGCATCGAATAAGTCGAACAACAAGGGCCGACCCCCACAGCACCCTCAGCCACAATCCTGGACACAAACGAAAAGAGAACCCCGACCAGACGAGTATGTCGCCGAGCGTACGGTATTCACTGAACCTATCTATAAACTTCTTAACATCATTGGCAAATTGccgttctttgtttggccaacggtACTCTTAGGCACCGTCGGAAGCGGACCAGGGATGTGCACGTATCATAAGGAACGTGGCCACTACACCACACAATGCCCACCTTTCAAAAGGTATCTAGAAGAGCTAGCAGCTGCCGGTCACCTCAATCAGTGGATTGACGTTCGGCAAAAtccacttcctccacctccCCCTCTTGTTGGCAATCTCGTAAGCGTAATACAAGGGCTAGTTTCCGAAGGAAGGGCGGCCGAGCTTCGTTCAGAAATTGACAAGGCTATCACCTCTCTATCAGTCTGCAACGTGGGCGCTTCGGGAAAGCGAAAGTGGGAAGATCCGAGCTTCGGCGGCACCATAACTTTTTCTTCCAACGACTTAAAAGGAGTGCAACTTCCACATGCAGATGCCCTCGTTGTCACTGTTGCTATTGAAAAATCAACCGTACAACGGGTATTGATAGATCAGGAAAGCTCGGCCGATGTCATGTTTTTCTCCACTTATCAGAGCCTCGGACTATCTCCCGCTCAACTTCGGACGGCGTCAACTCCCCTTGTCAGTTTTACGGGAGCCCCGGTGTGGCCACTCGGCCTGATTACCCTCCCTGTGCGAGCTGGATCACGCGTCCTGGAGATCAAATTTGTGGTGGTCGCTTCGCCAAGTCCGTACAACGtcattcttggccgaacctggctacacGAAATGCAAGCGGTTGCTTCAACCTATCACCAGGTGGTAAAATTCGTCGGATGGAACGGACGACAGGAAAGCCTCCGAGGcgatcaaatccaatccaagaAATGCTACATTAGCACTGTAACGAACAAACAGAGCTGCATGGAGGTACAATGCGTGGCTGCCGCTCCTACCCCagtgattgaggatgttggtgTACCTGCCGAACAACGGTCAACCGATGAGCTAATACGTTTTTCCATTCCTGGGGAAGaaggaagatattttttgatcgggagtTCATTAAGCATGGACGAATGTGAGGAGATGTATCAATTCTTGATGAGAAACATAGAGGTCTTTGCTTGGACTCCACAAGACATGCCGGGCGTGGACCCTTCGTTCGCCATGCACTCATTGAATGTAGATCCAAATAGGCGACCGGTTGTGCAAAAAGTCCGACGCTCGTTGGCCGCACATACCGAAGCTGTGATAGCAGAGGTGAATCAACTGTTGGAAGCTGGCGTCATTCGGGAAGTGCTATACCCCACCTGGCTTGCCAACCCAGTGGTTGTcccgaagaaaaatgggaaactaaGGATTTGTGTCGATTACACGAACCTCAATGATGCCTGCCCTATGGATCGATTTCCACTTCCTCGGATTGAGCAGATGGTAGATGCAACGGCAGGATGTGAGCGCTTGAGCTTCATGGACGCGTATCGGGGCTACCATCAAATAGCTTTGGATCCGGAAGATTAG
- the LOC131310061 gene encoding small ribosomal subunit biogenesis GTPase RsgA 1, mitochondrial, whose amino-acid sequence MPFPSISILRHLPQPCLTPRNISLRLLSLAVTARRQNPSNNPSRKFQQSSKNLLKARQNTAKHYSNLAPILSPDDRPHLSPSQALGLVAAAQANFMRVIVQSEGSQDHNNNNDNTSHNRVGVELLCVVRALLKKIKRRVLVGDKVLVGSIDWVDKRGMIENVYERRSEILDPPVANVDHLVVLFSMDQPKIDLFALTRFLVEAESTGIPLTLALNKSELVDQESLEAWKTRLRKWGYEPIFCSVESKHELDTLQFTLREQTSVIVGPSGVGKSSLINALRSHKPVLGATEVDNWFDSMLDSKWFEDQRVGEVSTKSGKGKHTTRNVSLLPLSGGGYLADTPGFSQPSLMKVTEQSLAQYFPEIRRMLEDSEPTKCSFNDCLHVGEPGCVVNVDWERYPYYFQLLDEIRIREEFQLRTIGTKREGDVRYKVGDMGVKQAEPRLERKKHRRQSRKTVNQSIIEELDELDDDDNLLDDSILRALRHESQ is encoded by the exons ATGCCGTTCCCCTCCATTTCCATCCTCCGCCACCTCCCTCAGCCGTGCCTCACTCCACGCAACATCTCCCTCCGCCTCCTCTCCCTCGCCGTCACCGCCAGACGACAAAACCCTAGCAACAACCCATCCAGAAAGTTCCAACAGTCGAGCAAAAACCTCCTCAAGGCCCGCCAGAACACCGCCAAGCACTACTCCAACCTCGCCCCCATCCTCTCCCCCGACGACCGCCCCCACCTCTCCCCCAGCCAAGCCCTCGGACTGGTTGCCGCTGCGCAGGCCAATTTCATGCGCGTCATCGTCCAGTCCGAGGGCTCGCAAGACCACAACAATAACAATGATAATACTAGTCATAACAGAGTGGGGGTTGAGCTGTTGTGCGTGGTGAGGGCGCTGTTGAAGAAGATAAAGAGGAGAGTTCTGGTAGGTGACAAGGTGCTGGTGGGGTCCATTGATTGGGTGGACAAGAGGGGCATGATTGAGAATGTGTATGAAAGGAGGTCTGAGATCCTGGATCCTCCCGTGGCGAATGTGGACCACTTGGTGGTTCTGTTCTCGATGGATCAGCCGAAAATTGACCTGTTCGCGCTCACTAGGTTTTTGGTGGAAGCTGAGTCGACTGGGATTCCACTCACCTTGGCTCTCAATAAGTCGGAGCTTGTTGATCAAGAG TCACTAGAGGCATGGAAAACTAGGCTTCGCAAGTGGGGCTATGAACCAATTTTTTGCAGTGTTGAATCAAAACATGAACTCGATACTCTTCAGTTCACTTTGAGAGAACAGACCTCTGTAATCGTGGGTCCAAGCGGTGTAGGAAAGTCTAGTCTGATCAATGCTTTGAGAAGCCATAAGCCAGTTCTTGGTGCCACTGAAGTGGATAACTGGTTTGATTCT ATGTTAGACAGCAAATGGTTTGAAGATCAGCGTGTTGGAGAAGTGTCAACAAAAAGTGGCAAGGGGAAGCATACTACTCGCAATGTCTCTCTACTTCCGCTATCTGGAGGCGGGTATCTTGCTGATACTCCTGGGTTTAGCCAACCTAGTTTAATGAAAGTAACAGAGCAATCACTTGCCCAATATTTCCCAGAG ATCCGGAGAATGCTAGAGGATAGTGAACCCACAAAATGCTCGTTTAACGATTGCTTGCATGTTGGTGAACCGGGTTGCGTTGTAAATGTTGATTGGGAAAGATATCCATACTATTTCCAGCTGCTTGATGAGATAAGAATCAGAGAGGAATTTCAGTTGAGAACAATTGGAACCAAAAGAGAGGGAGACGTAAG ATACAAAGTGGGAGATATGGGTGTCAAGCAAGCTGAACCAAGGTTGGAGCGTAAGAAGCACCGGAGACAATCTCGCAAGACGGTCAACCAGTCAATAATAGAGGAGCTGGACGAACTTGATGACGATGACAACTTGCTAGATGATTCCATACTAAGAGCCTTGAGGCATGAAAGCCAGTAG